The Bacteroidota bacterium DNA segment TAGCCAATTGGATGATTAGCCGATTAGCTGATTTATGATTAGCAAATTTGTGGATTAGCGGATGAAGGAATGTGCAAATGTGAGAATGTGCAAATGTGCAAATGTTACTTTGCCATAGACATTAAACTCATTACTGATTACTCATTACTGATTTTCACCACTCACTACACACTATTCACCATTCACCTTCTGATACACAATCTTACCTGCCGAAATGGTCATAATCACTTTTGAATTAAAAATTTCTTCTTCGGGAATTTGCATAATATCGTTTTCGAGTATTACAAGATCAGCAAATTTCCCGGCTTCAATACTTCCCTTTTCATAATCTTCCCAGGCTGCTTTTGCTGCCCAGATAGTGGTGGCTTGTAATGCTTCCTTTCGTGTTAATGCTTCTCCTTTTTGAAATCCATTTTCGGGATATCCGTTTTGATCTTTGCGTGCAACTGCTGCATAAAAAACCAAACAATGGATTTATATATTCTACCGGAAAATCACTGCCGTTTGCAAGCCATCCATTTTGTTGTAGTAAACTTTTATACGCATACGCATCATGAATTCTTGTGGCACCTAATCGTTCTTCTGCCCAATACATATCACTTGTTGCATGTGTAGTTTGTATAGAAGGAATTATATCATACTTCTTAAAAATTTCCAGGCGTCGGGATTTACTATCTGGCAATGTTCTATTCTCCATCTTCTGTCATTTGTACTTAATAATACATCTGCATACACATTTAACACCATACGATTTGCGGCATCACCAATAGCATGTGTACACATCTGATAATTCATTTCATGCACAATTTCCGCAGCAGCTTTTAATGAGTCGTAAGTATAAAATAATAAACCACTATTATCAGGATCATCCGAATAGGGTTCTAATAAAGCAGCACCTCTTGAACCTAATGCACCATCCATATAATATTTTACTGCTCCAATAAATAAATAATCGGTATGAATTTGATCTCGTGAAAAATAATAATCAAGTGTTTCTTTTTTTGAAGAAAGCATTGCATAAATACGCATCTTCAATTTTTCTGCATCTTGCAAATGTTGAATTTCATCAATTTCAATTTTCTCCAGACCTGCATCCTGAACAGAAGTTAATCCTACACTAAAACAACTATCCTGCGCACGCAACAATGCCGTTTGAATAAAAGCAGGATCATTTACCGGCAATAAATTCTGAAGCGGAGTTATCGCATTGTCAATCAATAAACCTGTACACTTATTATTTTCAGTAACCACTAATCCACCATTCACATTTGTTGCATTATTTATTCCTGCAAGATTTAATGCATATGTATTTGCAAGCACCGCATGTCCATCAATGCGAATTAAATACACCGGATTATTTGGGAATAAACTATCCAATACTTTGCAATCAGGAAATACTTTTTCGGTCCATAAATTCTGATCCCAACCTCTGCCGATAATCCATCCATTGGTTGCTGTTGGATCAAATGTTTTTAATCGCTCTAAAATTTCATCGAAGGAGGAAGCATTGCGCAGATTTGAATACATCAAATTTCTACCATAGCCGAGAAAATGACAATGCGCATCAATGAAACCGGGATATACAGATTTACCTTTTAAATCAATTGTATTTTTTGCAGAATATAGTTGTTGAATTTCTGCATCATTTCCTGTTGCTACAATTTTATCTCCATTAATTGCAACTGCAGTTTGAATAGAAAAAGATTCGTCAACGGTATAAATTTTTCCGTTGTATAAAATAAAATCAACAGTTGTTTTTTCAATAGCATTTGTAAACCCTAAAAGCAAAAAAAGTAATTGCATCATAATCTTGAAATTGTTTCTGTAAGTAAATAGGGATTTAATATTAAATCAATCAATTTTTCTGCAGCAATAGAAGGAGAGACTAATTTGTTTTCTGAGGCCAGATTCTCAAATTTCGCTAAGCGACTAAAATGATCTGGCTCGGCATTCCGCACTTGATTTTGCATTCCAGTATCCATAACACCGGGAGAAATAGCAACTATTTTAAAATTTTGTTTGCGCAATTCAGTTTCTTTTGCAGCAATCTGAGTAATCATATCCATCGCTGCTTTTCCGGAACCATAAATACTCCATCCATCATAAGGTGAACTCGCTGCTCCGGAAGTTATATTTAAAATCACTTTCGAAATTTCATTATCGTCATGATATTTTTTATAAATCCATTCATCAACACATGCGGTGCAATAGTATTTAAAGTTTGTGCATTGATAATTGTAGAATTCTCCAAATCTCCTGTATATTTTATAGCTCCTAATGTTGCTGCATTATTAATCAATACAATTAATTCAGGAAATATTAAATCAGGAAATTGAAAATCTAATAATTGATTGACATCTGAAAGATCTGTTTTAATAAAATGAAAGTTGGGATGATCAAAAGTATTTGTACGAGAAATTCCAAACACTACGTTGTTGCTATCCTTTAACAATATTTCTGCTAAAGCTTTTCCTAAACCTTTGCTGGTGCCCGTAATAATCCAATATCGCATAATTTATAAATCAAAATTTTCAAACGGTTTTTTAGATACATAGTTCAATTCGTTTTCTGTAGATGCTATGGCGGCAGTAACTGCTGCATCACCAGTAACATTTACTACAGTGCGACACATATCAAGAATTCTATCTATGGGTAAAATAATTGCTATCCAACCCGGATCGAGACCAACAGATTCCAAAACAATTATGAGCATAATTATTCCTACACCCGGAACAGGAGCGGTGCCTATACTCATTAAAGTTGCCATTAATACAATCGTTAATTGATTTCCCAATGTGAGATCAACCATGTGAAATTGCGCAAGAAAAATAACTGCAACTGCCTGATATAAACTGGTACCATCCATATTTACTGTTGCACCAATCGGTAGAGTAAAACTTGCAATACGTTTTGATACTCCAAGATTTTCTGTTACACAATCCATGGTCACTGGTAAAGTTGCTGCGCTGCTACTTGATGAAAATGCAAGTATTTGCGCAGGACCAATAGCACGATATAAATCTTTATAAGGAATCTGTTTTGTAAACAAACGCAATATCAAAGGATAAGTAATAAATAAGGAAACTGCTAATCCAAGAATTACTGTGAGAGAATATATTCCTAATCCTTGAAAATAATTCATCATGTTTGCGGGATCATCTCCTGCTAAAGCTGCCATATTTCCTGCCATCAAACAAAACACAAAGAAAGGTGCGCTTTGCATAATCACATCCACCATTTTTAAGAATACTTCATTACCCGAATCAATAAATGCTGCCATAGGCGCAGATTTTTCTTCAGGCAACATCATCAACACTGCACCAAAAAGTATTGCAAAAAATATTACTTGCAACATCTTTGTAATATCCATTAATGAAGAGAAAATATTAGAAGGAACGATGTCAACCAGAAATTGTAACGGCGATGCATCTTTTATTTTTTTGCTGTTTGAATTTTATCATTTAGTGGATCAGGTGTTGCTTCTATAGTTTGAGATGCATCGTTACCTGCATTTAAAAACGCCTCATAACTCGCATGATTTTTTAGTCGCTGCTCTTCAGGAACCCTTTCGCCGGGACGAATAATATTTGCTAAAACTAATCCTACGGTAATTGCAAGTACTGTTGTAATTAAATACAAGCCTAAGGTTTTTAAACCAATTCTGCGCAGCTTAGAAATATCTTTTAATTCTGCTATTCCTTTAATGATAGAAAACAATACAAGAGGTACTGCAATTAATTTCAATAGATTAATAAACATACTTCCGAAAGGTGTAATCCAATCATTAGTAAAACTGCTCCATTTTAAAAAACTGCTGATAATTGCCCAGATAATTCCGAGTATTAAACCGATTAGTATTTTCCAGTGAAGAGCAATTTTTTTCATGCATTATTTTTGGTAGTTGCATTGCATTCTGCAATAATAAATGATCAATTAATACTAGTGCAGTCATTGCCTCAACAATTGGAACAGCACGAGGCAACACACAAGGATCATGTCTGCCTTTTCCCTCCACAGTAACGGAATCACCTTCTTTATTTACAGAATCCTGGGGACGTAAAATAGTAGCAACTGGTTTAAATCCAACGTTGAAATAAATATCCATTCCATTGCTGATACCACCTTGAATTCCTCCAGAATTATTAGTGCGGGTAAATATTTTTCCATCTATATTTTCAAAGATATCGTTATGTGTACTTCCCTGTTGTTTTGTTCCCTCAAATCCACTTCCTATTTCAAATGCTTTTACTGCATTAATACTCAACATTGCTTTACCAATATCCGCATGTAATTTATCAAAAACTGGTTCACCCATTCCTGCAGGATAATTTTTTACAACACCGGTAATCACTCCACCAATTGTATCTCCTTGTTTTTTTATTTCAGAAACTAATGCAATCATTTTATTCGCCGTGTCTTCATCCGGACATCGCATAATATTATCATCGGTTTTTGTAAGATCTAATTCCTGATATTTTTTTTGTAAAACAATATCGCCTACTGCATGCACATACGCATACACTTCCACACCTATTTTCTGCAACAATTGTTTTGCAATACTTCCCGCTGCAACTCTTGCTGCAGTTTCTCTTGCAGATGAACGACCACCACCACGATAATCTCTGAATCCATATTTCACATCGTAAGTATAATCCGCATGAGATGGTCTGTATGCATTGGCAATATGCGAATAATCCTTTGAGCGTTGATCTTCATTGCGAATAATAATTGCGATTGGAGTTCCGGTAGTTACACCTTCAAATACACCGCTTAAAATTTCTAATGCATCTGCTTCTTTGCGCTGCGTTGTAATTTTTGATTGACCAGGTTTGCGTCGCTGCATTTCATTTTCCATGAACGACATATCTAATTGCAATCCCGGAGGACAGCCATCTATAATTACACCAATGGCAACACCATGCGATTCACCAAATGTGTGTATTCTGAATATTTTTCCAAAACTACTTCCCGGCATTGCGCTAAGTTAAGGGATTTGATATTGAATTATTTTTTCCGATTAATATCTGTTGTAAAAAAATATAATGCGCATTTAAAATGTAAATATTAAAAAACTATAACCATAAATAATCAGTTATTTTGCAGAGATGAGCACTACATTAATTACAAATATTAAATCGCTGCTGCAAACAGATGATGGCAGTCGCAAATTAGTTTCAGGAAAAGATATGGCAGTAATTCCTTCCATTGATACTGCATGGTTATTAATTGAAAATAATCACATTCATTCATTTGGAACAATGGATACAGTTCCGGAAAGAGCAGATAATTATAAAGATGCTACCGGAAAATTTGTGTTACCCGCATGGTGTGATAGTCATACACATCTTGTGTTTGCAGATAGTCGTGAAGAAGAATTTGTAATGCGCATTCAAGGAAAAACTTATGAGCAAATTGCAGAAGCCGGCGGTGGAATTTTAAATTCTGCACGCAAAT contains these protein-coding regions:
- a CDS encoding amidohydrolase family protein, with translation MVFYAAVARKDQNGYPENGFQKGEALTRKEALQATTIWAAKAAWEDYEKGSIEAGKFADLVILENDIMQIPEEEIFNSKVIMTISAGKIVYQKVNGE
- a CDS encoding amidohydrolase, with product MMQLLFLLLGFTNAIEKTTVDFILYNGKIYTVDESFSIQTAVAINGDKIVATGNDAEIQQLYSAKNTIDLKGKSVYPGFIDAHCHFLGYGRNLMYSNLRNASSFDEILERLKTFDPTATNGWIIGRGWDQNLWTEKVFPDCKVLDSLFPNNPVYLIRIDGHAVLANTYALNLAGINNATNVNGGLVVTENNKCTGLLIDNAITPLQNLLPVNDPAFIQTALLRAQDSCFSVGLTSVQDAGLEKIEIDEIQHLQDAEKLKMRIYAMLSSKKETLDYYFSRDQIHTDYLFIGAVKYYMDGALGSRGAALLEPYSDDPDNSGLLFYTYDSLKAAAEIVHEMNYQMCTHAIGDAANRMVLNVYADVLLSTNDRRWRIEHCQIVNPDAWKFLRSMI
- a CDS encoding SDR family NAD(P)-dependent oxidoreductase; amino-acid sequence: MILNITSGAASSPYDGWSIYGSGKAAMDMITQIAAKETELRKQNFKIVAISPGVMDTGMQNQVRNAEPDHFSRLAKFENLASENKLVSPSIAAEKLIDLILNPYLLTETISRL
- a CDS encoding SDR family NAD(P)-dependent oxidoreductase; amino-acid sequence: MRYWIITGTSKGLGKALAEILLKDSNNVVFGISRTNTFDHPNFHFIKTDLSDVNQLLDFQFPDLIFPELIVLINNAATLGAIKYTGDLENSTIINAQTLNTIAPHVLMNGFIKNIMTIMKFRK
- the aroC gene encoding chorismate synthase, yielding MPGSSFGKIFRIHTFGESHGVAIGVIIDGCPPGLQLDMSFMENEMQRRKPGQSKITTQRKEADALEILSGVFEGVTTGTPIAIIIRNEDQRSKDYSHIANAYRPSHADYTYDVKYGFRDYRGGGRSSARETAARVAAGSIAKQLLQKIGVEVYAYVHAVGDIVLQKKYQELDLTKTDDNIMRCPDEDTANKMIALVSEIKKQGDTIGGVITGVVKNYPAGMGEPVFDKLHADIGKAMLSINAVKAFEIGSGFEGTKQQGSTHNDIFENIDGKIFTRTNNSGGIQGGISNGMDIYFNVGFKPVATILRPQDSVNKEGDSVTVEGKGRHDPCVLPRAVPIVEAMTALVLIDHLLLQNAMQLPKIMHEKNCSSLENTNRFNTRNYLGNYQQFFKMEQFY